The following proteins are co-located in the Spinactinospora alkalitolerans genome:
- a CDS encoding fasciclin domain-containing protein encodes MSAKRFMAFPAAAALAFGLAACGGGGGGAEEDGGEDTGASPEMTEESPMETDGTEMAMDQPFGPACADVPTEGEGSVEGMADDPVATAASNNPLLSTLVDAVTQADLVDTLNDAEDITVFAPANAAFEEIPEEDLNALLEDQDQLTEVLTYHVVEGRHGPSDLEDGTFTSLQGEEVTTSGSGEEFTVNDEAASVVCGNVQTANATVYVIDGVLMPGD; translated from the coding sequence ATGAGTGCGAAGCGGTTCATGGCGTTCCCCGCGGCGGCGGCCCTGGCGTTCGGCCTGGCGGCCTGCGGCGGCGGTGGCGGCGGCGCCGAAGAGGACGGCGGCGAGGACACGGGCGCCTCCCCGGAGATGACCGAGGAGTCGCCGATGGAGACCGACGGGACCGAGATGGCGATGGACCAGCCGTTCGGCCCGGCCTGCGCCGACGTGCCCACGGAGGGCGAGGGCAGCGTGGAGGGCATGGCCGACGACCCGGTGGCCACCGCAGCCTCCAACAACCCGCTGCTGTCGACGCTGGTGGACGCGGTCACCCAGGCCGATCTGGTGGACACGCTCAACGACGCCGAGGACATCACCGTCTTCGCGCCGGCCAACGCCGCCTTCGAGGAGATCCCGGAGGAGGACCTCAACGCGCTGCTGGAGGACCAGGATCAGCTCACCGAGGTGCTGACCTACCACGTGGTCGAGGGCCGCCACGGCCCCTCGGACCTGGAGGACGGCACCTTCACCTCGCTGCAGGGCGAGGAGGTCACGACCTCGGGCTCCGGTGAGGAGTTCACGGTCAACGACGAGGCCGCCTCGGTCGTCTGCGGTAACGTCCAGACCGCCAACGCCACGGTCTACGTCATCGACGGCGTTCTCATGCCGGGGGACTGA
- a CDS encoding lysylphosphatidylglycerol synthase domain-containing protein translates to MDDVRTIARRPLDLLLALVGALLLAVILLIVRVTSDGTDTARPEELRALVSPSLLALTAGIANLTVIVLVCAIAVERLIHREFRQIGRSLAAAGLGVALAAGVNATVIALAGPTGLPDVLSASGPQGVLNHPLHGYLAAVIGYARAVRPAHLPRIRLAMWIGIAVTSASVLLSGFTTSLGLLLTFLLGWTCASIARYAVGLASPAPASERLIRELRSFGLEPLDLVSEGTDTEGNQRFAADTTDRRLDVVLLRADIATGVWTRLFARLALRDPAAPPVLLSLSRRIEHAALLDYATQAAGAASPRLLAIGELGPGTAVLVREHRRARPLDDLDAAELTDARLADIWAELSLLHRHRIAHRNLSGRTIGVRTDGRIVFAGMSTGSVAAGAFTASLDIAALMTALALRVGARRAVDSAVRRLGTAAVAATLPFLQTAGLPRALRQRLRSSSQSLGEIRAEITRIAPDAPAGQARIERMRPRTVVSVVVATVVGFVLAYQLAGVDLTTIRDAELGWAAAALAMALMCMVAAAMALIGFVPIRLPLWRTVLVQFAASFVRIAAPAGLGSLALNTRYVAKAGASTGLAISAVGVSQMVGLVLHVPLLLVCAYLTGTSYPADFSPSATLIVVAALLSVLVAAVLLLPGLRRAVLNRARPYFQGVLPQLLDLLQKPGRLTMGVGGTLLLTVGFILCLYFSVAAFGGAPGIAAVAVVFLAGNAIGSAAPSPGGLGAVEAALLGGLTAVAGVPAAVALPAVLLFRLLTFWLPVLPGWGAFHHLQRKKAI, encoded by the coding sequence ATGGACGACGTGCGCACGATCGCGCGCCGCCCCCTCGACCTGCTGCTGGCGCTGGTGGGAGCCCTCCTGCTCGCCGTGATCCTGCTGATCGTGCGGGTCACCTCCGACGGCACCGACACCGCCCGGCCGGAGGAGCTGCGCGCCCTGGTCTCGCCGTCGCTGCTGGCGCTGACGGCCGGGATCGCCAACCTCACCGTCATCGTGCTGGTCTGCGCCATCGCCGTCGAGCGGCTCATCCACCGCGAGTTCCGCCAGATCGGGCGCTCGCTGGCCGCCGCGGGGCTGGGCGTGGCCCTCGCCGCGGGCGTCAACGCGACGGTGATCGCGCTGGCGGGGCCGACCGGCCTGCCCGACGTGCTGTCGGCCTCCGGGCCCCAGGGCGTGCTCAACCACCCGCTGCACGGCTACCTCGCCGCGGTCATCGGCTACGCCCGCGCGGTGCGCCCCGCGCACCTGCCCAGAATCCGGCTGGCGATGTGGATCGGGATCGCGGTCACCTCCGCCTCCGTCCTGCTGTCGGGGTTCACCACCTCCCTGGGGCTGCTGCTGACCTTCCTGCTCGGCTGGACCTGCGCCTCGATCGCCCGCTACGCCGTGGGGCTGGCCAGCCCGGCCCCGGCCTCCGAGCGGCTCATCCGCGAACTGCGCAGCTTCGGCCTGGAACCGCTCGACCTGGTCAGCGAGGGCACCGACACCGAAGGCAACCAGCGCTTCGCCGCGGACACCACCGACCGGCGCCTGGACGTGGTGCTGCTGCGCGCCGACATCGCCACGGGCGTCTGGACCCGGCTGTTCGCCCGCCTAGCTCTGCGCGACCCGGCCGCGCCGCCGGTGCTGCTGAGCCTGTCCCGGCGGATCGAGCACGCGGCGCTGCTGGACTACGCCACCCAGGCCGCCGGCGCGGCCTCGCCCCGACTGCTGGCCATCGGCGAGCTCGGCCCGGGAACCGCCGTGCTGGTGCGCGAGCACCGCAGGGCCCGCCCCCTCGACGACCTCGACGCCGCGGAGCTGACCGACGCCCGCCTCGCCGACATCTGGGCCGAACTGAGCCTGCTGCACCGGCACCGCATCGCCCACCGCAACCTCAGCGGCCGCACCATCGGGGTGCGCACCGACGGCCGGATCGTCTTCGCCGGCATGTCCACCGGCAGCGTCGCCGCCGGGGCGTTCACCGCGTCCCTGGACATCGCGGCGCTGATGACGGCGCTCGCGCTGCGCGTGGGCGCCCGCCGCGCGGTGGACTCGGCGGTGCGGCGGCTGGGCACGGCGGCCGTCGCCGCGACCCTGCCGTTCCTGCAGACCGCAGGGCTGCCGCGCGCGCTGCGCCAGCGCCTGCGCAGCAGTTCGCAGTCGCTGGGCGAGATCCGGGCCGAGATCACCCGGATCGCCCCCGACGCCCCGGCCGGCCAGGCCAGGATCGAGCGCATGCGGCCGCGCACCGTGGTCAGCGTCGTCGTCGCCACCGTCGTGGGGTTCGTGCTGGCCTACCAACTGGCCGGCGTCGACCTGACCACCATCCGCGACGCCGAGCTGGGGTGGGCGGCCGCGGCGCTGGCGATGGCGCTGATGTGCATGGTGGCCGCCGCGATGGCGCTGATCGGGTTCGTGCCGATCCGGCTGCCGCTGTGGCGGACCGTGCTGGTGCAGTTCGCCGCCTCCTTCGTCCGCATCGCCGCGCCCGCGGGGCTGGGGTCGCTGGCCCTCAACACCCGCTACGTCGCCAAGGCCGGGGCCTCCACCGGGCTGGCGATCTCGGCCGTCGGCGTCTCCCAGATGGTCGGGCTGGTCCTGCACGTCCCGCTGCTGCTGGTGTGCGCCTACCTGACCGGCACGTCCTACCCCGCCGACTTCTCCCCGTCGGCGACCCTGATCGTCGTGGCGGCCCTGCTCTCGGTGCTGGTCGCCGCGGTGCTGCTGCTGCCGGGCCTGCGCAGGGCGGTGCTCAACCGCGCCAGGCCCTACTTCCAGGGCGTGCTGCCGCAACTGCTGGACCTGCTGCAAAAGCCCGGACGCCTGACCATGGGCGTGGGCGGGACGCTGCTGCTCACCGTGGGCTTCATCCTGTGCCTGTACTTCTCGGTCGCGGCCTTCGGCGGCGCCCCCGGCATCGCCGCGGTGGCGGTGGTCTTCCTGGCCGGCAACGCGATCGGCTCGGCCGCGCCCTCGCCGGGCGGGCTCGGCGCGGTCGAGGCCGCCCTGCTCGGCGGCCTGACCGCGGTGGCCGGCGTGCCCGCCGCCGTCGCGCTGCCGGCGGTGCTGCTGTTCCGGCTGCTGACGTTCTGGCTGCCGGTTCTGCCCGGCTGGGGCGCCTTCCACCACCTGCAGCGCAAGAAGGCGATCTGA
- a CDS encoding molybdopterin-dependent oxidoreductase yields MTTASNRTDRPPRGRRIALGAVTGLLTAAAALGAAELTAGLLGSPQASPVVVVGDAVVDYSPAPLKEFAIAVFGIYDKVVLLAGIVAVLALFAVAIGYAALRRPAVGYAGLAVFAAVGVVAAFARRNVEPLAVLPVLVGVLVGAAALYLLSARAVPLLRTGSQAGQGGGMERRRFMLAGAGVLALAGASGGIGRFLVGGSAAGASRSAVRLPTPDSPLPPLPKGVDLDVPGLTPFTTPNREFYRIDTALTVPRVSPQDWGLRVHGLVDRPVELDFETLLRRSVGEYDITMTCVSNQVGGELVGNTRWLGVSLAELLREAGVQGGADQILSTSTDGWTCGTPTDVVMDGRDAILAFAMNGEPLPFEHGFPVRMVVPGLYGYVSATKWVTDIKLTRFADEQAYWAQRGWAVKAPIKTMSRIDVPGPLERLEPGTIAVAGVAWAQHRGVEAVEVRVDEGEWSRAELAEVPDIDTWRQWIWEWEATEGRHTLEVRATDATGYTQTSERAEPIPDGASGWHSVQVIVE; encoded by the coding sequence ATGACGACCGCGAGCAACCGGACCGACCGACCCCCGCGGGGCCGGCGCATCGCCCTGGGCGCGGTGACCGGCCTGCTGACCGCCGCCGCGGCCCTGGGCGCCGCCGAGCTGACCGCCGGTCTGCTCGGTTCGCCGCAGGCCAGCCCGGTGGTGGTGGTCGGTGACGCCGTGGTCGACTACAGCCCGGCTCCGCTCAAGGAGTTCGCGATCGCGGTCTTCGGGATCTACGACAAGGTCGTGCTCCTGGCCGGCATCGTCGCGGTCCTCGCGCTGTTCGCCGTGGCGATCGGGTACGCGGCGCTGCGCCGTCCGGCGGTCGGCTACGCCGGTCTCGCTGTCTTCGCCGCGGTCGGCGTCGTCGCGGCCTTCGCGCGCCGCAACGTCGAGCCCCTGGCGGTGCTGCCGGTCCTGGTCGGAGTCCTGGTCGGCGCGGCGGCCCTGTACCTGCTGTCGGCCCGCGCGGTCCCGCTGCTGCGAACCGGCTCGCAGGCCGGGCAGGGCGGGGGCATGGAGCGGCGGCGCTTCATGCTCGCCGGGGCCGGAGTCCTGGCGCTGGCCGGAGCCTCGGGCGGCATCGGGCGGTTCCTGGTCGGCGGGTCCGCGGCGGGGGCCTCGCGCTCGGCCGTGCGGCTGCCGACCCCGGACTCCCCGCTGCCGCCCCTGCCCAAGGGCGTCGACCTCGACGTCCCGGGCCTGACCCCCTTCACCACGCCCAACCGGGAGTTCTACCGGATCGACACGGCGCTGACCGTGCCGCGCGTCTCCCCGCAGGACTGGGGCCTGCGCGTGCACGGCCTGGTGGACCGCCCGGTCGAGCTGGACTTCGAGACCCTGCTGCGCCGCTCGGTCGGCGAGTACGACATCACGATGACGTGCGTGTCCAACCAGGTCGGCGGCGAGCTCGTCGGCAACACCCGTTGGCTGGGGGTGAGCCTGGCCGAGCTGCTGCGCGAGGCCGGCGTGCAGGGCGGCGCCGACCAGATCCTGAGCACCTCCACCGACGGCTGGACCTGCGGGACGCCCACCGATGTGGTCATGGACGGCCGCGACGCGATCCTGGCTTTCGCGATGAACGGCGAGCCGTTGCCCTTCGAGCACGGCTTCCCGGTGAGGATGGTGGTCCCGGGCCTGTACGGCTACGTCAGCGCCACCAAGTGGGTCACCGACATCAAGCTCACCCGGTTCGCCGACGAGCAGGCCTACTGGGCGCAGCGCGGCTGGGCGGTGAAGGCGCCCATCAAGACCATGTCGCGCATCGACGTGCCCGGCCCGCTGGAACGGCTTGAGCCGGGAACCATCGCGGTGGCCGGCGTCGCCTGGGCCCAGCACAGAGGGGTGGAGGCGGTCGAGGTGCGCGTCGACGAGGGGGAGTGGTCGCGGGCGGAGCTGGCCGAAGTGCCCGACATCGACACATGGCGTCAGTGGATCTGGGAGTGGGAGGCCACCGAGGGCCGACACACCCTGGAGGTCCGCGCGACCGACGCCACCGGCTACACCCAGACTTCAGAACGTGCCGAGCCGATCCCCGACGGGGCCAGCGGCTGGCATTCGGTCCAGGTCATCGTCGAGTGA